One segment of Cetobacterium sp. NK01 DNA contains the following:
- a CDS encoding sigma-70 family RNA polymerase sigma factor, with translation MIEKEDIILAQNGDEESIEKIIKEYQGAIYKNNRSFFLKGGDSDDLMQEGFIGLIKAIKSYDETRNACFSTFANLCIRRQMITAVKNHNSDKYKNLNLAMQGEGYSNHEETIHYRRPSLGFYSPEDIFLGKELVNLLGDFLEKNLSSLEKKVFAYLCKEYTYVEIADFLNEPPKKIDNTIQRIKKKILIYLGSYSK, from the coding sequence ATGATTGAAAAAGAAGATATAATTTTAGCACAAAACGGAGACGAAGAATCAATTGAAAAAATCATCAAAGAATATCAAGGTGCAATCTATAAAAATAATCGTTCATTCTTTCTAAAAGGTGGAGATAGTGACGATTTGATGCAAGAGGGATTTATAGGACTTATCAAGGCTATAAAATCTTATGACGAAACACGAAACGCATGTTTTAGCACTTTTGCTAATCTTTGTATCAGAAGACAGATGATTACAGCTGTTAAAAATCATAACTCTGATAAATACAAAAACTTAAATTTAGCTATGCAAGGAGAAGGCTATTCAAATCATGAAGAAACCATCCATTATAGAAGACCTTCTTTAGGTTTTTATTCTCCTGAAGATATTTTCTTAGGAAAAGAGTTAGTTAACTTATTAGGTGATTTTCTAGAGAAAAATTTAAGTAGTTTAGAAAAAAAAGTTTTTGCATACTTATGTAAAGAGTATACTTATGTTGAGATTGCTGATTTTTTAAATGAACCTCCAAAAAAAATAGACAATACTATTCAAAGAATTAAGAAAAAAATCCTAATTTATTTAGGTTCTTACTCTAAATAA
- a CDS encoding DUF4402 domain-containing protein gives MKKLLTLLSLTMAMTTFAAPHGNEEKSATMNITATVIKPLTIAKTGDMDFGNIIQGTTATADSGYTITGEKGQPIIVTIDNSVLLSNQKAKTSLAVGIKTQLPKSLDKDGNANVSVQGFLNVPKDQHVGTYTGTLVARVQYQ, from the coding sequence ATGAAAAAACTATTAACACTTTTATCTTTAACTATGGCTATGACAACTTTTGCAGCTCCACATGGAAATGAAGAAAAATCTGCTACTATGAATATAACAGCGACGGTAATAAAACCTTTAACTATAGCTAAAACTGGTGATATGGATTTTGGAAATATAATTCAAGGAACTACAGCTACTGCTGATTCTGGATATACTATAACTGGTGAAAAAGGACAGCCAATAATTGTTACAATTGATAATTCAGTTTTATTATCTAATCAAAAAGCTAAAACGTCTCTAGCTGTTGGAATAAAAACTCAGCTTCCTAAATCATTAGATAAAGATGGAAATGCTAATGTTTCTGTTCAAGGATTTTTAAATGTTCCTAAAGATCAACATGTTGGAACATATACTGGAACTTTAGTAGCTAGAGTTCAATATCAATAA
- the recG gene encoding ATP-dependent DNA helicase RecG: MIEIYKNIYKEIELFNLKGVSTATYSKLKKLNIETLYELIYYFPRAYDDRTNLKKIGELRGDEYVVLKGNIMNISAPPTRTGMKMIKATINDGTGVLEVIWFQRPYLRNSLKMGEEYIFIGNVKRGYTFQMTNPEFKLYKGQENKGEILPIYSSIKELNQNNIRKILKEALKDYLNLFEENIPSEIIEKYRLMDRKKALKEIHYPTNPRNLEEAKRRFAIEELLILEMGILQKRFEVDMNNKNIYNIEGKKTLVTKFLKDLPFSLTTAQKRVITEVYKGINAGKIINYLIQGDVGSGKTIVAVLLLLYMVENGYQGVLMAPTEILATQHYLSIYETLECLGIKVELLTGSVKGKRKSEILERIRTGETNIVVGTHAIIEESVEFFKLGLIVIDEQHRFGVLQRKRLRDKGVLANLIVMSATPIPRSLALSIYGDLDVAVIDELPPGRKPIKTKWISEKENEEKMFSFIDKKLKEGRQAYFVASLIDESDKLSAKSTEELYQEVLKNLPGYRVGILHGRMKNREKDEIMHLFKNHKLDILVSTLVIEVGVNVPNSSIMVITNSERFGLATLHQLRGRVGRGQHQSYCFLLSSTENDNSAARLKVLESTEDGFKIAEEDLRLRKAGEMFGVKQSGLSDLKFIDIVHDIKTIKLVKDICMDYLKDNEGKIKSEILKWDIEEKFNKSLTS, encoded by the coding sequence GTGATTGAGATATATAAAAATATTTATAAGGAGATAGAGCTCTTTAACTTAAAAGGAGTTTCTACTGCAACTTATTCTAAACTAAAAAAATTAAATATAGAAACCCTTTATGAACTGATATATTATTTTCCAAGAGCTTATGATGATAGAACAAATTTGAAGAAAATAGGTGAATTAAGAGGAGATGAATATGTTGTTTTAAAAGGAAATATAATGAATATCTCTGCTCCTCCTACAAGAACAGGAATGAAAATGATAAAAGCCACAATAAATGATGGAACGGGAGTTCTTGAAGTGATTTGGTTTCAAAGACCGTATTTAAGAAATAGTTTAAAAATGGGTGAAGAATATATATTTATAGGAAATGTGAAAAGAGGATACACTTTTCAAATGACAAATCCAGAGTTTAAGCTTTATAAAGGGCAAGAAAATAAAGGAGAGATATTACCAATATATAGCTCTATAAAAGAGTTGAATCAAAATAATATAAGAAAGATATTAAAAGAAGCTTTAAAAGATTACTTGAATTTATTTGAAGAAAATATTCCAAGTGAAATCATAGAAAAATATAGATTGATGGATAGAAAAAAAGCTTTGAAAGAGATTCATTATCCAACTAATCCAAGAAATTTAGAAGAGGCAAAAAGACGTTTTGCAATAGAGGAATTACTTATTTTAGAAATGGGAATACTTCAGAAAAGATTTGAAGTAGATATGAATAATAAGAATATATATAATATAGAAGGAAAAAAAACTTTAGTCACAAAATTTTTAAAAGATCTACCTTTTTCTTTGACAACAGCTCAAAAGAGAGTTATAACAGAAGTGTATAAAGGAATAAATGCTGGTAAAATTATAAATTATCTAATTCAAGGAGATGTTGGGAGTGGGAAAACAATAGTTGCAGTTCTGCTGCTACTATATATGGTGGAAAATGGTTACCAAGGAGTTCTAATGGCTCCTACAGAGATTTTAGCAACTCAACATTATCTGTCAATTTATGAAACTTTAGAATGTTTAGGTATAAAAGTTGAACTTTTAACTGGAAGTGTAAAAGGGAAAAGAAAAAGCGAAATTCTAGAGAGAATAAGAACAGGGGAGACTAATATTGTAGTAGGTACTCATGCTATAATAGAGGAAAGTGTAGAGTTCTTTAAACTAGGGTTAATAGTTATAGATGAACAGCATAGATTTGGTGTTTTACAAAGAAAAAGATTAAGAGATAAAGGGGTTTTAGCTAATTTAATAGTTATGAGTGCTACCCCAATTCCTAGATCTTTAGCACTTAGTATCTATGGAGATTTAGATGTGGCAGTTATAGATGAACTGCCTCCAGGAAGGAAGCCTATTAAAACTAAATGGATAAGTGAGAAAGAAAATGAAGAAAAGATGTTTAGTTTCATAGATAAAAAATTAAAAGAGGGAAGGCAAGCTTATTTTGTAGCATCTTTGATAGATGAAAGTGATAAACTTTCAGCTAAATCAACAGAAGAGCTTTATCAAGAGGTATTAAAGAATCTTCCAGGATATAGAGTTGGTATTTTGCATGGAAGAATGAAAAATAGAGAAAAGGATGAAATTATGCATCTTTTTAAAAATCATAAGTTAGATATTTTGGTTTCAACGTTAGTAATTGAAGTAGGGGTGAATGTTCCTAACTCAAGTATAATGGTCATAACAAATTCTGAACGTTTTGGATTAGCTACTTTACATCAGCTTAGAGGAAGAGTTGGAAGAGGGCAACATCAATCGTATTGTTTTCTATTATCTTCTACAGAAAATGATAACTCAGCTGCAAGACTTAAAGTTTTAGAAAGTACAGAAGATGGATTTAAAATTGCAGAAGAGGATTTGAGACTTAGAAAAGCAGGAGAAATGTTTGGTGTAAAACAAAGTGGTCTAAGTGATCTTAAGTTTATAGATATTGTCCATGATATAAAAACAATAAAGTTAGTAAAAGATATATGTATGGATTATTTAAAAGATAATGAAGGAAAAATTAAAAGTGAAATTTTAAAATGGGATATAGAGGAAAAGTTTAACAAAAGTTTGACCTCGTAA
- a CDS encoding proline--tRNA ligase codes for MRLSKYYVKTLKETPKEAEVISHKLLLRSGMIKRLASGVYTYLPLGLKALKKVENIVREEMDRAGAQEIFMPVLQPAELWKESGRWDVMGAEMMRIQDRHSREFALGPTHEEVITDIIRNDISSYKSLPLNLYQIQTKFRDERRPRFGLMRGREFMMKDAYSFHANKESLDEEFENMKAAYTRVFERCGLKFRAVEADSGAIGGSGSQEFHVLADSGEDEIIYCTSCDYAANVETATSTIVELPKTEALEIKLVDTPNVSKIVDVVEYLNVPVEQTVKAMMYKDVVTDDVYMVLIRGDFEVNEVKLKNIIDTIDVVLLTDSEIEDLGLVKGFIGPVGADLTKIKVIADKSIVGISNHTAGGNKLDTHYINVNYGKDYEAEVIADVRTVVVGEKCPKCGGELASARGIESGHIFKLGDKYSKALNATFLDENGKSQVMEMGCYGIGVSRTMASAIEQNNDENGIIWPSAIAPFVVEVIPANMKSEEQVTLAEEIYKNFQEANIDVALDDRDERIGFKFKDGDLIGYPFKIVAGKKAAEGIVELKIRRTNETVEVNKDEVVSKVKELMKQY; via the coding sequence ATGAGATTAAGTAAATACTATGTAAAAACTCTTAAGGAAACTCCTAAAGAGGCAGAAGTAATAAGTCATAAACTATTACTGAGATCTGGAATGATCAAAAGATTAGCAAGTGGAGTTTATACATACCTTCCTTTAGGTTTAAAAGCTTTAAAGAAAGTTGAAAATATTGTAAGAGAAGAGATGGATAGAGCTGGAGCTCAAGAAATATTTATGCCAGTATTACAACCAGCAGAGCTTTGGAAAGAAAGTGGAAGATGGGATGTAATGGGTGCTGAAATGATGAGAATTCAAGATAGACACTCTAGAGAGTTTGCATTAGGACCAACACACGAAGAGGTAATAACGGATATTATTAGAAATGATATATCATCTTATAAATCTTTACCATTAAATTTATATCAAATTCAAACTAAATTTAGAGATGAGAGAAGACCTAGATTCGGACTTATGAGAGGAAGAGAGTTTATGATGAAGGATGCATACTCATTCCATGCAAATAAAGAATCTTTAGATGAAGAATTTGAAAATATGAAGGCTGCTTATACAAGAGTATTTGAAAGATGCGGACTTAAATTTAGAGCAGTTGAAGCAGATTCAGGAGCAATTGGTGGAAGTGGATCACAAGAGTTCCATGTACTAGCAGATTCAGGAGAGGACGAAATCATTTACTGTACATCATGCGACTATGCAGCAAACGTTGAAACAGCAACAAGTACAATAGTTGAGTTACCAAAAACAGAGGCATTAGAGATTAAATTAGTAGATACGCCAAATGTATCAAAAATTGTTGATGTTGTGGAATACTTAAATGTACCTGTAGAGCAAACTGTAAAAGCTATGATGTATAAAGATGTTGTAACAGATGATGTTTATATGGTTCTTATAAGAGGGGATTTTGAAGTTAATGAAGTTAAATTAAAAAATATAATTGACACAATAGATGTTGTATTATTGACTGATTCAGAAATTGAGGATTTAGGATTAGTAAAAGGATTTATAGGACCAGTTGGTGCTGATCTAACAAAAATAAAAGTTATAGCAGATAAGAGTATTGTAGGAATATCTAACCACACAGCAGGTGGAAATAAATTAGATACACATTATATTAATGTTAATTATGGAAAAGATTATGAAGCTGAAGTAATTGCAGATGTAAGAACAGTAGTAGTTGGGGAAAAGTGTCCAAAATGTGGTGGAGAACTTGCAAGTGCAAGAGGAATCGAAAGTGGACATATATTTAAATTAGGTGATAAGTACTCAAAAGCATTAAATGCAACTTTCTTAGATGAAAATGGTAAGAGTCAAGTTATGGAAATGGGATGTTACGGTATAGGAGTTTCTAGAACTATGGCGTCAGCAATTGAGCAAAATAATGATGAAAATGGAATTATTTGGCCGTCAGCAATTGCACCTTTTGTAGTTGAAGTAATACCGGCAAATATGAAATCAGAAGAGCAAGTGACTTTAGCAGAAGAGATCTATAAGAATTTCCAAGAGGCTAACATTGATGTTGCATTAGATGACAGAGATGAAAGAATAGGATTCAAATTTAAAGATGGAGATTTAATAGGATATCCATTTAAAATTGTAGCTGGAAAGAAGGCCGCAGAAGGTATTGTTGAATTAAAAATTAGAAGAACAAATGAAACAGTAGAAGTTAATAAAGATGAAGTTGTTTCAAAAGTAAAAGAATTGATGAAACAATATTAA
- a CDS encoding family 1 encapsulin nanocompartment shell protein codes for MDFLKKELAPISEHVWKEIEDRAREVLTTQLSARRFVRVTGPIGKEKGGVNTGRLAIHKKDDLSYGVYQTQPFVENRITFKLSRWELDNYERGARDIDYTSLDEALKKAAKFEEEAIYFGLDEACILGLFKDDKQTIDFGKTEPETIKNLMYGVSKLRNTGFSKGPYALVVGLEKFIYLNMVNLNDSLAKRLEKILGMPIIVSNNITGALLVPYDNENIELILGEDFSLGYQGHTNEEVELFVTETFTFRVLDDTRVVTYK; via the coding sequence ATGGATTTTTTAAAAAAAGAGTTAGCACCAATAAGTGAGCATGTGTGGAAAGAAATTGAAGATAGAGCTAGAGAGGTTTTAACAACTCAATTATCAGCAAGAAGATTTGTTAGAGTAACTGGACCTATAGGAAAAGAAAAAGGTGGAGTTAACACGGGAAGATTAGCAATTCATAAAAAAGATGATCTAAGCTACGGAGTATATCAAACACAACCTTTTGTAGAAAATAGAATAACTTTTAAGTTAAGTAGATGGGAACTTGATAACTATGAAAGAGGAGCAAGAGATATAGATTATACTAGTTTAGATGAAGCTTTAAAAAAAGCAGCGAAATTTGAAGAGGAAGCAATTTATTTTGGATTGGATGAAGCTTGTATTCTTGGTCTTTTTAAAGATGATAAACAAACAATTGATTTTGGAAAAACAGAGCCAGAAACAATAAAGAACTTAATGTATGGAGTTTCGAAGCTTAGAAATACAGGATTTAGTAAAGGTCCATATGCGTTAGTTGTTGGACTTGAAAAATTTATATATTTAAATATGGTTAATTTAAATGACTCTTTAGCGAAAAGATTAGAAAAGATTTTAGGGATGCCAATAATAGTTTCAAATAATATAACTGGAGCTTTATTAGTGCCATATGATAATGAAAATATAGAACTTATTTTAGGAGAGGACTTTTCTTTAGGATATCAAGGGCATACAAATGAAGAGGTAGAATTATTTGTTACAGAAACATTTACATTTAGAGTATTAGATGATACAAGAGTTGTAACTTATAAATAA